One segment of Pseudomonadota bacterium DNA contains the following:
- a CDS encoding SDR family NAD(P)-dependent oxidoreductase: MSQPVCAVVGIGPGNGASFARRFAKEGYAVALLSRKTEYAAGLATEIGNARAYACDVSNASAVGSAFAQVQKDLGPVDVLIYNAGSGVWGNIEELNAGDFERSWRINTMGAFLAARQVIPAMKDKGAGSIILVGATASLRGKPFTTAFAPAKASQRSLAQAMARHLWPSGIHVSLIIVDGGIKPPVSPEAPESLHPDDIAETAFFLSRQPRSAWSFELDVRPSQESW; this comes from the coding sequence ATGAGTCAGCCGGTCTGTGCCGTTGTCGGAATCGGACCTGGAAACGGGGCTTCGTTCGCCCGCCGCTTCGCCAAGGAGGGCTACGCTGTCGCGCTCCTGTCTCGGAAGACCGAATACGCCGCTGGTTTGGCCACCGAGATCGGAAACGCCAGGGCCTATGCTTGCGATGTCAGCAACGCCTCGGCCGTCGGGAGCGCGTTCGCGCAGGTACAAAAGGACCTCGGTCCCGTCGACGTGCTCATCTACAACGCCGGCTCCGGAGTCTGGGGAAACATCGAAGAACTCAACGCCGGCGATTTCGAGCGATCCTGGCGCATCAACACGATGGGCGCTTTTCTGGCGGCCAGGCAGGTCATCCCGGCCATGAAGGACAAGGGCGCCGGATCGATCATCTTGGTGGGCGCGACGGCGTCGCTTCGCGGCAAGCCCTTCACGACAGCGTTCGCGCCCGCCAAGGCATCCCAACGCAGCCTGGCGCAGGCAATGGCGCGCCACCTGTGGCCGAGCGGCATCCACGTGTCGCTGATCATCGTCGACGGCGGCATCAAACCTCCGGTGTCGCCGGAGGCACCCGAATCGCTGCATCCCGACGACATCGCCGAAACGGCGTTTTTCCTGTCCAGGCAACCACGATCAGCCTGGTCGTTCGAGCTGGACGTGCGACCCTCCCAGGAGTCCTGGTAG
- a CDS encoding serine hydroxymethyltransferase, which produces MPQPTLSEVDPEIASLIRQEERRQHEKARLIPSENYASRAVLEASGSVLTNKYSEGYPGRRYYEGQDNIDPVERLAIERLKALFGAEHANVQPYSGSPANLAVYFAFCEPGDVVMGMGLPSGGHLTHGWGVSITGSYYQSVQYGVREDDQRIDFDRVASLAREHRPKLIWCGATAYPRIIDYAQFAAIASEVGAVLVADIAHISGLIAAGVHPSPVGKAEVITSTTHKTLRGPRGGMILCDAAHAKRINKAVFPGLQGGPHDHTTAGIAVAAHEAQSGRFKRYAAAVVDNCRALAEGLQRRGFTLVTGGTDNHLILADLSPQGVPGKVAAKALDKAGIVCNSNSVPFDRRKPFDPSGLRLGTPAITSRGMGSDEARRLADWIADVVQAPGDLSLQERIRGQVKDLCASFPAPGIVLG; this is translated from the coding sequence ATGCCACAACCCACGCTATCGGAGGTCGACCCCGAGATTGCCTCGCTGATAAGGCAGGAAGAACGGCGCCAGCACGAAAAGGCCCGCCTGATTCCGAGCGAGAACTACGCCTCGCGAGCCGTGCTCGAAGCGAGCGGGAGCGTGCTCACAAACAAGTACAGCGAGGGCTACCCGGGCCGTCGCTACTACGAGGGGCAGGACAACATCGATCCCGTGGAGCGGCTTGCCATCGAACGCCTCAAGGCCCTGTTCGGCGCCGAGCACGCCAATGTGCAGCCGTACTCCGGCTCGCCCGCCAACCTGGCAGTCTACTTTGCGTTTTGCGAGCCGGGCGACGTGGTGATGGGCATGGGACTGCCGAGCGGCGGACATCTCACCCACGGCTGGGGAGTCTCGATCACGGGCAGCTACTACCAGTCCGTGCAATACGGTGTGCGCGAAGACGACCAGCGCATCGACTTCGACCGTGTGGCAAGCCTGGCGCGAGAGCACCGTCCCAAGTTGATTTGGTGCGGCGCCACCGCCTACCCCAGGATCATCGACTATGCGCAATTCGCCGCTATCGCAAGCGAAGTGGGCGCGGTCCTGGTCGCCGACATTGCCCACATCTCGGGCTTGATCGCAGCCGGTGTCCACCCTTCCCCCGTAGGCAAGGCCGAGGTGATCACGAGCACGACACACAAGACCCTGCGAGGCCCACGCGGCGGCATGATCCTGTGCGACGCAGCGCACGCGAAGCGGATCAACAAGGCCGTGTTCCCGGGATTGCAGGGCGGTCCTCACGACCACACCACGGCGGGGATTGCCGTGGCAGCCCATGAAGCGCAGTCCGGCCGCTTCAAGCGCTACGCCGCGGCTGTGGTCGACAACTGCAGGGCGCTGGCGGAGGGATTGCAGCGGCGTGGTTTCACGCTGGTCACCGGCGGCACGGACAACCACCTCATCCTCGCGGACCTGAGCCCCCAGGGGGTACCCGGCAAAGTGGCCGCCAAGGCGCTCGACAAAGCGGGCATCGTCTGCAACTCGAACTCCGTGCCCTTCGACAGGCGCAAGCCCTTCGATCCCAGTGGGTTGCGGCTCGGAACGCCTGCCATCACGAGCCGGGGCATGGGAAGCGACGAAGCACGACGACTCGCAGACTGGATCGCCGATGTCGTGCAAGCGCCCGGCGACCTGAGCCTGCAGGAGCGAATCCGCGGGCAGGTCAAGGATCTGTGCGCTTCTTTTCCCGCGCCGGGTATCGTGCTGGGTTGA
- the coaBC gene encoding bifunctional phosphopantothenoylcysteine decarboxylase/phosphopantothenate--cysteine ligase CoaBC, which produces MSVLQVPLSGKRVVVGVGGGIAAFKAVALTRELGSRGAQVQVVLTPNAARFVGPITFSGLSSRPVVSNLWDPEYRGEVHVELADWAQAMVVAPATANVLARAAHGMADDVLLATLCCADRERCPVLYAPAMHERMWLAPSTRANVKRLEQDGALFVGPTRGQLASGSEGLGRMAEPEVIADHLAFALTASDLAGRRFLVTAGPTIEDLDPVRFLSNRSSGRMGYTLAARAAARGAEVVLVSGPTALAPPLNVQRVEVRSALEMHQAVLERAAGADAVIMAAAVADFRPEQRSHHKLKKADSGLALKLVRNPDILAELGHRRQGCRPLLVGFAMETADMLAEARRKLRDKRADLIVANLANVAFGNDATQAAILDHEKETETTRLSKAELSEQILDRLRTLLEDDPARSRSSKDRSCRTQAIRKPALPAGRNGE; this is translated from the coding sequence TTGAGCGTTTTGCAGGTGCCACTGTCCGGCAAGCGCGTCGTGGTCGGGGTGGGGGGCGGCATCGCCGCCTTCAAAGCCGTCGCGCTAACCCGCGAGCTCGGCAGCAGAGGCGCGCAGGTACAGGTTGTGCTGACGCCCAACGCCGCGCGCTTCGTCGGGCCGATCACGTTCTCCGGGCTTAGCTCCCGCCCGGTGGTTTCGAACCTGTGGGATCCCGAGTACCGAGGCGAAGTCCACGTGGAGCTGGCCGACTGGGCCCAGGCCATGGTGGTCGCTCCGGCGACGGCGAACGTGCTGGCGCGCGCAGCTCACGGCATGGCCGACGACGTGCTGCTGGCCACGTTGTGCTGCGCGGACCGCGAACGCTGCCCGGTGTTGTACGCGCCGGCGATGCACGAAAGGATGTGGCTCGCACCCAGCACCCGAGCCAACGTGAAGCGACTGGAACAGGACGGAGCCTTGTTCGTGGGCCCGACTCGGGGACAGCTGGCGAGCGGTTCCGAGGGCTTGGGCAGGATGGCCGAACCGGAGGTCATCGCAGATCATCTCGCTTTCGCGCTGACCGCTTCCGATCTCGCGGGACGCAGGTTCCTGGTGACGGCCGGCCCGACGATCGAGGACCTGGATCCCGTGCGTTTCTTGAGCAACCGCTCGAGCGGCCGCATGGGCTACACGCTGGCTGCGCGTGCTGCGGCGCGCGGCGCCGAGGTTGTCTTGGTGAGCGGCCCCACGGCGCTGGCGCCACCGTTGAACGTGCAGCGGGTCGAGGTGCGTTCCGCTCTGGAAATGCACCAGGCTGTGCTCGAACGCGCCGCCGGTGCCGACGCCGTGATCATGGCCGCCGCAGTCGCGGATTTCCGGCCCGAACAACGCTCGCACCACAAGTTGAAGAAGGCCGACTCAGGGCTTGCACTCAAACTGGTCCGCAACCCCGACATCCTCGCAGAGCTCGGCCATCGCAGGCAGGGTTGTCGGCCGCTGCTCGTGGGTTTCGCCATGGAGACCGCGGACATGCTGGCCGAAGCGCGACGCAAGCTGCGCGACAAGAGAGCGGACCTCATCGTGGCCAACCTAGCCAACGTCGCGTTTGGCAACGATGCGACCCAAGCCGCGATCTTGGATCACGAAAAGGAGACCGAAACCACAAGACTCAGCAAAGCCGAGCTTTCCGAGCAGATCCTCGATCGGCTGCGGACGCTGTTGGAAGACGACCCTGCGCGCTCGCGGTCTTCGAAAGACCGGAGTTGCCGCACACAAGCTATCCGAAAGCCTGCGCTCCCGGCCGGGCGGAATGGGGAATAG
- a CDS encoding threonylcarbamoyl-AMP synthase yields the protein MRVVINPSHPEPRKLRFAAEKLCAGSVIAYPTDTVYGLGCAIGHKRALDKVYRLKALPRDKALSLVCADLSVAARYVQIDNRAYRLMKQLLPGPYTLILNATRDVPRTLMMRRRTVGIRVPDSPVVAGLVAALGGPIISTSATYGGDVLTDPSEIAARFSGLDLVLDADLGGGTPSTIVDLCGDDPVVLRQGAGPADRLAFDAGASACEPGMSEPEAAPVSSP from the coding sequence ATGCGCGTCGTAATCAACCCCAGCCATCCGGAACCGCGCAAGCTTCGCTTCGCAGCCGAGAAACTGTGCGCCGGGAGTGTCATCGCCTACCCCACCGACACGGTCTACGGTTTGGGTTGCGCCATCGGACACAAGAGGGCGCTCGACAAGGTGTATCGGCTCAAGGCTCTGCCCCGCGACAAGGCACTGTCGCTCGTGTGTGCCGACCTGAGCGTGGCCGCTCGCTATGTCCAGATCGACAATCGAGCCTACCGACTCATGAAGCAGCTGCTGCCGGGACCCTACACGCTTATCCTGAATGCGACCCGCGACGTGCCTCGGACCCTGATGATGAGGCGCCGTACCGTGGGAATCCGTGTACCGGACTCGCCTGTCGTGGCTGGGCTGGTAGCTGCGCTGGGCGGTCCCATCATTTCGACGAGCGCCACCTACGGTGGCGACGTGCTGACCGATCCCAGCGAGATTGCCGCCCGTTTTTCAGGCCTCGACTTGGTGCTGGATGCGGACCTGGGCGGCGGCACGCCCTCCACCATCGTCGACCTTTGCGGCGACGATCCAGTCGTGCTGCGCCAAGGCGCGGGTCCGGCGGATCGGCTTGCGTTCGATGCCGGCGCCAGCGCCTGCGAGCCTGGCATGAGCGAGCCGGAAGCCGCTCCGGTGTCTTCCCCGTAG
- a CDS encoding cache domain-containing protein, whose amino-acid sequence MFSEPRIVQYDTIGGAGRCLAMALLAGVALLAGACGDSRTANAQRKIREEHGPALVKTVLEDLARHRKGLRKAAGRLAPGFVKVSGAQQEKDMRWAVRKIHEPPKGIPELVVSPMSFMAAVNGDGVVVARDTKRAEDDHMMGMKLADRFPSVRRALEGEAGYEVGSFESLFKGGKPSVSIVMAAPCRYEGRVVGALVLGIPLWRLQQRLSRQLQLDHASVDGLILWVYVYKGPELFHHGTPPNLDTVVPDAQTREAGYKRSHGGFTGELQQFGRWYGWGVSPLRVLGPDVGMIIVRSDPL is encoded by the coding sequence GTGTTTTCAGAACCCCGGATCGTCCAATACGACACCATCGGCGGCGCCGGGCGGTGCCTGGCGATGGCGCTCCTGGCCGGGGTCGCGCTGCTTGCGGGGGCCTGCGGGGACAGCCGCACGGCAAACGCTCAGCGCAAGATCCGCGAAGAGCACGGGCCGGCGCTGGTGAAGACGGTGCTCGAGGACTTGGCTCGACATCGCAAGGGATTGCGCAAGGCAGCCGGCCGCCTTGCCCCTGGTTTCGTCAAGGTCTCGGGCGCCCAACAAGAAAAGGACATGCGCTGGGCGGTGCGCAAGATCCACGAGCCCCCCAAGGGCATTCCCGAGCTGGTCGTGTCTCCCATGAGCTTCATGGCCGCTGTGAACGGCGACGGTGTCGTGGTGGCGCGCGATACCAAGCGCGCCGAGGACGACCACATGATGGGCATGAAGCTGGCCGATCGTTTCCCCAGCGTACGCCGGGCGCTCGAGGGCGAAGCCGGCTACGAGGTGGGTAGCTTCGAGAGCCTATTCAAGGGCGGCAAGCCTTCGGTGAGTATCGTCATGGCGGCTCCCTGCCGCTACGAGGGCCGCGTGGTGGGCGCATTGGTGCTGGGCATACCCCTGTGGCGCCTCCAACAGAGGCTCAGCAGGCAGCTGCAGCTGGATCATGCCAGCGTGGACGGGCTCATCTTGTGGGTCTACGTCTACAAGGGTCCTGAGCTGTTTCACCATGGGACGCCCCCCAACCTCGATACGGTGGTTCCTGATGCGCAGACGCGCGAAGCCGGCTACAAGCGCAGCCATGGTGGATTCACCGGGGAGCTGCAGCAGTTTGGCCGCTGGTACGGATGGGGCGTGAGCCCGCTGCGCGTGCTGGGCCCGGACGTGGGCATGATCATCGTTCGCTCCGATCCGCTATGA
- the moeB gene encoding molybdopterin-synthase adenylyltransferase MoeB: protein MTLPELSKEEIARYSRHLILEDVGLGGQRKLKAARVLCVGTGGLGSPLLLYLAAAGIGRIGIVDFDVVDASNLQRQIIHATSRVGQRKVDSAKTTINDVNPHVQVDLYEEMLSSDNALRILEPYDVVVDGTDNFATRYLVNDACVLLGKPNVYGSIFKFEGQASVFNYRGGPQYRDLYPEPPPPGMVPSCAEGGVLGILPGVIGCIQATETIKILLDKGTSLAGRLLIYDALNMRFRELRLRKDPAAKPITELIDYEQFCGSPLGEENAPQKRAAFQSISAAAAKQKLDAGWKPFVLDVRKPHEAQISSLDFVDRLHQHETVGDIVDELPVDRDILVHCKLGGRSASACEVLFGAGLTRVYNLEGGIVAWAKEIDPSLPVY from the coding sequence ATGACATTGCCGGAGCTTAGCAAGGAGGAAATCGCTCGTTACTCGCGGCACCTTATCCTAGAGGACGTAGGTTTGGGGGGCCAGCGCAAGCTGAAGGCAGCGCGTGTTCTTTGCGTCGGCACGGGCGGGCTTGGTTCACCGCTGCTTCTGTACCTGGCCGCAGCCGGGATAGGTCGCATCGGAATCGTGGACTTCGATGTGGTCGACGCCTCCAACTTGCAGCGGCAGATCATCCACGCAACGTCGAGGGTGGGGCAACGCAAGGTCGACTCTGCCAAGACCACTATCAACGATGTCAATCCACACGTGCAGGTGGATCTCTACGAGGAGATGCTGAGCAGCGACAACGCCCTGCGCATCCTCGAGCCGTACGACGTGGTCGTGGATGGCACCGACAACTTCGCCACACGCTACCTGGTCAACGACGCGTGCGTGCTTCTGGGCAAGCCGAACGTATACGGGTCGATCTTCAAGTTCGAGGGTCAAGCCTCGGTGTTCAACTACCGGGGTGGGCCGCAATACCGCGACCTGTACCCCGAACCCCCCCCTCCGGGTATGGTCCCCTCGTGCGCCGAAGGTGGCGTCTTGGGCATTCTTCCTGGTGTAATCGGCTGCATTCAGGCGACCGAAACCATCAAGATCTTGCTCGACAAGGGGACCTCGCTAGCAGGCCGCTTGCTTATCTACGACGCGCTCAACATGCGCTTCCGCGAGCTGAGACTGCGCAAGGATCCTGCGGCGAAGCCGATCACCGAGTTGATCGACTACGAGCAGTTCTGCGGCTCGCCGTTGGGCGAGGAAAACGCACCCCAGAAGCGTGCCGCCTTCCAGAGCATCAGCGCAGCCGCAGCCAAGCAAAAGCTTGACGCAGGGTGGAAGCCGTTCGTCTTGGACGTGCGCAAACCGCACGAAGCCCAAATCTCCAGCCTGGATTTCGTCGATCGGCTGCATCAGCACGAAACAGTCGGCGATATCGTCGATGAGCTGCCTGTTGACCGCGACATACTGGTCCACTGCAAGCTCGGTGGCCGATCCGCATCGGCTTGCGAAGTGCTGTTTGGCGCCGGCTTGACCCGAGTCTACAACCTGGAGGGTGGAATAGTCGCGTGGGCAAAGGAGATCGACCCGTCCTTGCCTGTGTACTAG